A single window of Lytechinus variegatus isolate NC3 chromosome 8, Lvar_3.0, whole genome shotgun sequence DNA harbors:
- the LOC121419642 gene encoding alpha-(1,3)-fucosyltransferase fut-1-like: MTYRSRYAQLFGGYGYYNASKPSVELNDTRNWANGRKGKVVWLAQQCDHVNNRYLHWNRTGFVKELSRLVDVGIYGKCGKPPPCPARHDNREGANFVTSCSSFLRRFKFYLSFENSACREYITEKLWNNAYMNNLIPIVFGAPRADYEAVAPPHSFIHVEDFETLQDLADYINLVDRNDRLYNTFFEWKKYGSVVAFSENMAKWLFEPWNMCQVVNRLLADEKSTSEGRPVRQSLPPLTEWWTNSCRRIEGFPIKIQK; encoded by the coding sequence ATGACATACCGATCCCGGTACGCACAACTGTTCGGGGGTTATGGTTACTACAATGCCAGCAAACCATCAGTCGAGCTTAATGATACACGAAATTGGGCAAACGGTCGGAAAGGAAAGGTTGTTTGGTTGGCGCAACAGTGTGATCATGTTAACAACCGATACCTTCACTGGAATAGGACAGGCTTCGTCAAAGAACTCTCTCGTCTGGTGGATGTAGGTATATATGGCAAGTGTGGAAAACCGCCCCCCTGTCCTGCACGTCATGACAACAGAGAAGGGGCGAACTTTGTGACATCATGCAGCAGTTTCCTCCGACGATTCAAGTTCTACCTTTCCTTTGAGAACAGCGCCTGCCGGGAATACATCACTGAAAAACTATGGAACAATGCCTATATGAACAATTTAATCCCAATTGTCTTCGGAGCTCCGCGCGCAGACTACGAAGCAGTGGCCCCTCCCCATTCATTTATCCATGTTGAGGACTTTGAAACCCTCCAGGACCTTGCTGACTACATTAACCTTGTAGACAGGAACGACCGTCTCTACAATACGTTTTTTGAATGGAAGAAATATGGATCCGTCGTCGCTTTTAGTGAAAACATGGCGAAATGGCTCTTTGAGCCCTGGAATATGTGTCAAGTCGTCAACAGATTGCTAGCTGATGAGAAATCAACCAGTGAGGGTCGGCCGGTCCGCCAAAGCCTTCCTCCTTTAACAGAATGGTGGACGAACTCCTGCCGGAGAATTGAAGGATTTCCAATAAAAATACAGAAGTAA